One genomic region from Patescibacteria group bacterium encodes:
- the murA gene encoding UDP-N-acetylglucosamine 1-carboxyvinyltransferase has product MGSLLIEGGRPLHGQITVQGAKNATTPIVAACLLTQEVVKLNNVPQIADVEKMLALLVGLGAKVVRQGESVQIEAKEISAAKLDRALVRSMRSSVLMFGPLLSRLGEVSLPEPGGCIIGNRPLAAHFVGLKQLGAKVEQVEDSYVLKANGLHGAQIVLPEFSVTATENIIMAAVLAKGLTTIELAAAEPHVQDLCNFLNKLGAQISGIGTHKLVIEGVSKLTGGEHTIIPDMVEAGTWAVLAAVGRGEIKINSIMPEHLSIVLLKLKEIGVDFTLEENSLIVRASRQLKPFKLQTMPYPGFATDLQAPFAVLATQASGSSLIHDPLYEGRLNHIAELTKMGANAVVADPHRVIINGPTPLYGREIRSFDLRAGATLIIAGLIAEGQTVINDLEIVDRGYQHLVERLTTLGAKVKRV; this is encoded by the coding sequence ATGGGATCACTTTTGATAGAAGGCGGCCGACCTTTGCACGGCCAAATTACTGTTCAAGGAGCTAAAAACGCTACCACACCGATTGTGGCGGCTTGTTTGTTGACTCAAGAAGTGGTGAAGCTTAATAACGTGCCACAAATTGCTGATGTGGAAAAAATGTTGGCTTTATTGGTTGGTTTGGGCGCTAAGGTGGTAAGGCAGGGCGAGAGCGTACAAATTGAAGCTAAAGAAATTTCAGCTGCTAAATTAGACAGGGCCTTGGTGCGTAGTATGCGTTCATCGGTTTTAATGTTTGGCCCCTTGCTTAGTCGGTTAGGCGAAGTAAGTTTGCCCGAACCGGGCGGTTGTATAATCGGCAATCGACCCTTGGCCGCTCATTTTGTTGGTTTAAAGCAATTAGGCGCCAAAGTGGAACAGGTTGAAGATTCTTATGTTTTAAAAGCCAATGGTTTGCATGGTGCCCAGATAGTTTTGCCAGAGTTTTCGGTTACGGCCACGGAAAATATTATTATGGCCGCGGTTTTAGCTAAAGGTTTAACCACTATAGAATTGGCGGCGGCTGAACCGCATGTTCAGGATTTGTGTAATTTTTTAAATAAATTAGGCGCCCAGATAAGCGGTATTGGTACTCATAAATTAGTTATTGAAGGTGTTAGTAAGCTTACAGGTGGCGAGCATACTATTATTCCTGATATGGTAGAAGCGGGTACTTGGGCAGTTTTGGCCGCCGTAGGTCGAGGAGAAATAAAAATTAATTCCATTATGCCCGAGCATTTAAGCATTGTTCTGTTAAAGCTTAAAGAAATTGGCGTTGATTTTACTTTAGAGGAAAATAGTTTAATTGTGCGAGCCAGTCGGCAGTTAAAGCCTTTTAAATTACAAACTATGCCTTATCCGGGATTTGCCACGGATTTGCAGGCACCTTTTGCCGTGTTGGCTACTCAGGCTAGCGGTAGTTCTTTGATTCACGATCCTTTATACGAAGGCCGGCTTAATCATATTGCCGAACTTACTAAAATGGGGGCTAATGCTGTGGTGGCCGATCCGCATCGGGTGATTATTAACGGGCCAACGCCTTTATATGGTCGGGAAATAAGATCTTTTGATTTGCGGGCTGGGGCCACTTTAATAATTGCCGGTTTAATTGCCGAGGGCCAAACTGTGATTAATGATCTAGAAATTGTGGATCGCGGTTATCAGCATTTGGTAGAACGTTTAACCACTTTAGGTGCTAAAGTAAAAAGAGTTTAG
- a CDS encoding WD40 repeat domain-containing protein, whose product MNLFWRRFIYLGFFLIFFLAAFGLLFYLQGYRYDFTNNRLERIGALMADSLPLKADLFINDQITPHQTPVTVQSLHPQDYLVKLTRDGFQSWQKKLKVQPALVTFTGQVRLWPNQTDSQPITSGQINNALLSPNKENLLYQIPKGLNSGLWLLNLASGQTALLKRQAGLSFKNLEWSPSSRHFLTQQSNNGQLSWQIYSLSDSAWRSLNLPVDLNPKQLHWGDDEDLVFISTDNELYSFNYKNGSKKLIWREAISDFRVHDNLIFALSLRSNQSLALKALNLSNLQVVLFDDPPTLSSNLKFLPANQPSGWLPLFDLDRHILYLLHSPLTELIPIRRLPEVNSLDWSPDGQSLLLTNNFEIWDYQITDNKLNLLLRLGSAFSLGRYFNQEPYLIVAAGQEIWALETDTRDTQQRWLLSELKNEVQDIYLDPKNKNIILLTEAGLNQLTVDPSSLSDNRQLIRWP is encoded by the coding sequence ATGAATTTATTTTGGCGCCGCTTTATTTATTTAGGATTTTTTCTTATTTTTTTTCTAGCGGCTTTTGGTCTACTATTTTATCTGCAAGGCTACCGCTACGATTTCACCAATAACCGTTTGGAAAGGATTGGCGCTTTAATGGCCGACTCTCTACCTCTGAAAGCTGACCTGTTTATAAATGACCAAATAACTCCCCACCAAACACCAGTTACTGTCCAATCGCTACATCCCCAGGATTATCTAGTTAAACTAACTCGAGACGGTTTTCAATCTTGGCAAAAAAAACTAAAAGTCCAACCAGCTTTAGTAACTTTTACCGGCCAAGTTAGATTGTGGCCCAACCAAACCGACAGCCAGCCAATTACCAGCGGGCAAATTAATAACGCCTTACTATCACCCAATAAAGAAAATCTACTGTACCAAATTCCCAAAGGCTTAAATAGTGGCTTATGGCTGTTAAATTTAGCCAGCGGGCAAACTGCTTTGTTAAAGCGTCAAGCTGGTTTATCTTTTAAAAATTTAGAATGGTCGCCCTCTAGCCGACATTTTTTGACCCAACAATCCAACAACGGCCAATTAAGCTGGCAAATTTATTCTTTAAGCGACAGTGCCTGGCGCAGCCTTAATTTGCCAGTCGATTTAAATCCCAAACAATTACACTGGGGCGATGATGAAGACTTAGTTTTTATCTCAACCGACAACGAACTTTATTCTTTTAATTATAAAAACGGCAGTAAAAAACTTATCTGGCGTGAAGCTATAAGTGATTTTCGCGTGCATGACAATTTAATTTTTGCCCTCAGTTTAAGAAGTAATCAAAGCTTAGCCCTAAAAGCCCTTAACTTATCTAACTTACAAGTAGTTTTATTTGACGATCCCCCCACCTTGTCCAGCAATTTAAAATTCTTACCAGCTAATCAACCTAGTGGCTGGTTACCTTTATTTGATCTAGACCGCCACATCCTTTATTTACTACACTCGCCTTTAACCGAACTTATACCCATTAGACGACTACCCGAAGTTAATTCTTTAGATTGGTCCCCTGATGGCCAAAGTTTGCTTTTGACCAATAATTTCGAAATTTGGGACTATCAAATAACCGATAATAAATTAAACTTGCTCCTGCGTTTAGGTTCGGCCTTTTCTTTAGGACGCTACTTTAACCAAGAACCCTATTTAATTGTAGCCGCTGGCCAAGAAATCTGGGCTTTGGAAACAGATACTAGGGACACTCAACAACGTTGGTTATTAAGCGAACTTAAAAATGAAGTCCAGGATATTTATCTGGACCCCAAAAATAAAAATATAATTCTCTTAACAGAAGCTGGGCTAAACCAGCTAACCGTTGATCCTAGTTCGCTAAGCGATAACCGGCAGCTAATACGTTGGCCTTAA
- a CDS encoding NTP transferase domain-containing protein: MKGIILAGGEGSRLKPLTTVTSKQLLPIYNKPMIMYPLETLLKAGIKEILIIVSPEHAGDFLHLLGSGRQFGAKFTYEIQDRPEGLSQAFVIGADFIGQDNVTMILGDNIFQDDFSQAIKSFTGGGHIFAKEVTDPERFGVVKFDEQKKATVIQEKPQEFLSNYAITGLYIYDNRVVEVAKNLKPSARGELEITDLHNWYLQRGELIVDTVTGEWIDAGTFDSLLKANVLAAGYRLAN, translated from the coding sequence ATGAAAGGAATAATTTTAGCCGGCGGTGAAGGTAGTAGATTAAAGCCTTTAACAACCGTAACCAGTAAGCAATTATTACCCATCTATAACAAGCCGATGATTATGTATCCCTTGGAAACTTTGTTGAAAGCGGGGATTAAGGAGATTTTGATTATTGTTTCACCAGAACACGCTGGAGATTTTTTGCATTTATTAGGTTCGGGTCGGCAATTTGGCGCTAAGTTTACTTACGAAATACAAGACAGACCTGAAGGTTTATCCCAAGCTTTTGTGATTGGTGCTGATTTTATCGGTCAGGACAATGTTACTATGATTTTGGGGGATAATATTTTTCAGGATGATTTTAGTCAGGCTATTAAATCTTTTACTGGCGGTGGGCATATTTTTGCCAAAGAAGTAACCGATCCGGAACGGTTTGGTGTGGTAAAATTTGACGAGCAAAAAAAAGCCACGGTTATACAAGAAAAACCCCAGGAATTTTTATCCAACTATGCCATTACTGGTTTATATATCTATGATAATCGAGTGGTGGAAGTAGCTAAAAATCTTAAACCATCGGCGCGGGGTGAGTTGGAAATAACTGATTTGCACAATTGGTATTTACAGCGCGGTGAATTAATAGTTGATACAGTAACTGGTGAATGGATAGATGCCGGTACTTTTGATTCTTTGCTTAAGGCCAACGTATTAGCTGCCGGTTATCGCTTAGCGAACTAG
- the rfbD gene encoding dTDP-4-dehydrorhamnose reductase encodes MQNLLNKPNDKVLLLGVLGMLGSDLALVLADLPGLVLWDKEQIDVTNQAEVLLKIKELKPKIIINATGYTDVLGAEDNHTAADSLNDRAVGYLADSAKLLDAWLVHFSTEYVFDGLTEAAGYDESARPKPLNYYGQSKMAGEKHILNYQNGFLIRTSWLYGRTPQRGKPRGLNFIATILQKAQQQKNLQVVNDQFGKPTYTVDLANAVRKLLSNGYEPGIYHLVNEQATSWYELAREIGRLRGLKNSLQPVASADYPDLVVRPKKAILLNTKFPHLRPWQEAVKEYLQTTL; translated from the coding sequence ATGCAGAATTTGTTAAACAAGCCAAACGATAAAGTTTTATTACTGGGTGTTTTAGGTATGTTGGGCAGTGATTTGGCCTTAGTTTTGGCTGATTTACCTGGTTTAGTTTTGTGGGATAAGGAACAGATTGATGTTACTAATCAGGCTGAAGTTTTATTAAAAATTAAAGAGCTTAAACCAAAGATTATTATTAACGCCACTGGTTATACCGATGTTTTAGGTGCCGAAGACAATCATACAGCAGCTGATAGTTTAAATGACCGAGCCGTTGGTTATTTGGCCGACAGCGCTAAATTATTAGATGCTTGGTTAGTGCATTTTTCCACAGAATACGTGTTTGATGGTTTAACCGAGGCGGCTGGTTATGATGAGTCAGCCAGACCTAAACCTTTAAATTATTATGGCCAAAGTAAAATGGCTGGTGAAAAGCATATTTTAAATTATCAAAATGGTTTTTTGATTAGAACTTCTTGGTTGTATGGGCGGACGCCTCAACGGGGCAAGCCTAGAGGTTTGAATTTTATAGCCACTATTTTACAAAAAGCTCAACAACAAAAAAATCTTCAGGTGGTTAATGATCAATTTGGTAAACCAACCTACACAGTGGATTTGGCTAACGCTGTGCGCAAGTTACTAAGTAATGGTTATGAGCCGGGTATTTATCATTTGGTAAATGAGCAAGCAACTAGTTGGTATGAATTAGCTAGAGAAATTGGACGGTTACGGGGTTTAAAAAATTCTTTACAACCGGTGGCCTCGGCTGATTATCCAGATCTAGTGGTTCGGCCCAAAAAAGCTATTTTACTTAATACTAAGTTTCCGCACTTGCGCCCTTGGCAAGAAGCGGTTAAAGAATATTTACAAACAACTTTATGA
- a CDS encoding FdtA/QdtA family cupin domain-containing protein, with amino-acid sequence MGLFKKIILPIHKNERFSLIPLEVKERLDFTVERVYALLKASQPTGSHCHKVEKECFICLVGQVTAVIDSNGLGCQEVILKTGEAIYVGNYVWHHFKDFSQDCVLMALSSTNYDSARQDYINDYAEFVKQAKR; translated from the coding sequence ATGGGCTTGTTTAAAAAAATAATTTTACCTATCCACAAAAATGAACGATTCAGTTTAATACCACTGGAGGTTAAAGAGCGCTTGGATTTTACAGTAGAGCGGGTTTACGCCTTACTTAAGGCTAGTCAGCCGACCGGTTCTCATTGTCACAAAGTGGAGAAAGAGTGTTTTATTTGTTTAGTTGGTCAGGTAACAGCTGTTATTGATAGTAACGGTTTGGGTTGCCAAGAAGTAATTTTAAAAACCGGGGAAGCTATTTACGTAGGTAACTATGTTTGGCATCATTTTAAAGATTTTTCTCAAGATTGCGTGCTAATGGCTTTATCATCCACTAATTATGATTCAGCGCGCCAGGATTATATAAACGATTATGCAGAATTTGTTAAACAAGCCAAACGATAA
- the rfbB gene encoding dTDP-glucose 4,6-dehydratase: MKILVTGGAGFIGSNFINYILDKYPNYTVINLDKLTYAGNLDNLLKVANNPRYSFVQGDIADPIKVVEVLGQGVEAIINFAAETHVDRSIHLGARDFVLTNALGVQTLLDATRQFKIKKIVQISTDEVYGSLELNDGQYFTEDTAFQPNVPYAAAKAAGDLLCRAAWKTFALPVVVSHCSNNYGPYQFPEKLIPFFITRASQNLPLPLYGDGLNVRDWLYVRDHCTAIDAMLHKGVPGQVYNIGGHNEMSNLDIAKIILKQLNKSEDLITFVKDRPGHDRRYAIDASKIAQELDWRPAYDFTKAIKETVDWYLNNQEWVKNLLARQSAFNEHLK; encoded by the coding sequence ATGAAAATATTAGTAACCGGCGGCGCTGGGTTTATTGGTTCAAATTTTATAAATTATATTTTGGACAAGTATCCGAATTATACAGTGATTAATTTGGATAAATTAACGTATGCTGGCAATTTAGACAATTTACTCAAGGTGGCTAATAATCCGCGTTATAGTTTTGTTCAGGGTGATATTGCCGACCCAATTAAAGTGGTTGAAGTATTAGGTCAGGGCGTAGAAGCGATAATTAATTTTGCCGCCGAAACTCACGTGGATCGTAGTATTCATTTGGGCGCCCGAGACTTTGTTTTGACTAATGCGTTGGGTGTGCAGACTTTATTGGATGCTACGCGTCAGTTTAAAATAAAAAAAATAGTTCAAATTTCCACGGATGAAGTGTATGGTTCTTTGGAGTTGAACGACGGACAATATTTTACCGAAGACACCGCTTTTCAGCCTAATGTGCCTTACGCGGCCGCTAAAGCGGCTGGTGATTTGCTATGCCGAGCGGCTTGGAAAACTTTTGCCTTGCCGGTGGTGGTAAGCCATTGTTCTAATAATTATGGGCCTTATCAATTTCCGGAAAAATTAATTCCGTTTTTTATTACTCGGGCTAGCCAGAATTTACCCTTGCCTTTGTACGGCGACGGGCTTAACGTACGTGATTGGTTGTATGTTAGGGATCACTGTACAGCTATTGACGCCATGTTGCATAAGGGTGTGCCCGGCCAAGTTTATAATATTGGCGGACATAATGAAATGTCTAATTTAGACATAGCTAAAATAATTTTAAAGCAACTTAATAAATCGGAAGATTTAATAACTTTTGTGAAAGATCGACCGGGTCACGATCGACGTTATGCTATTGATGCTTCCAAAATTGCTCAAGAGCTTGATTGGCGGCCGGCTTATGATTTTACCAAGGCCATTAAAGAAACAGTTGATTGGTATTTAAATAATCAAGAGTGGGTTAAAAATTTATTGGCCAGGCAGTCGGCTTTTAATGAGCATTTAAAATAA
- a CDS encoding HIT family protein: MDCIFCKIVNKELPAWLVAETEDYLAFLDIKPVQPGHTLVIPKKHYEDLLSLPEESAVGLIKFAKIVAKAVVKGTASSGFNLTLNNGVTAGQVINHCHFHIIPRLAHDQLPAWPHKDYQINQAEDLSVKIAAYFKEL, encoded by the coding sequence ATGGATTGTATTTTTTGTAAAATAGTAAATAAAGAATTGCCAGCTTGGCTAGTGGCGGAAACTGAAGATTATTTGGCTTTTTTAGATATTAAACCAGTTCAACCGGGCCACACCTTGGTAATACCCAAAAAACATTATGAGGATTTATTAAGTTTGCCCGAGGAATCAGCGGTTGGTTTAATAAAGTTTGCTAAAATTGTGGCTAAAGCAGTGGTTAAAGGTACAGCTAGTTCGGGTTTTAATTTAACTTTGAATAATGGCGTTACGGCCGGACAAGTTATAAACCATTGTCACTTTCATATTATTCCTCGGTTAGCTCATGACCAGTTGCCAGCTTGGCCGCATAAGGATTATCAGATTAACCAGGCGGAAGATTTATCAGTCAAGATAGCAGCTTATTTTAAAGAATTATAA
- a CDS encoding WbuC family cupin fold metalloprotein — MSFKLLDDNLINEIAAAAQNSARRRSLYTFHQDNDDKIHRLLNVIQPDSYVRPHKHQSPDKVEVMVVLQGKLAMVEFAEDGRPASQIILTAKVSPYVLEIESNTWHMSIALEADTAVYIVTEGPWQPATHKIMAPWSPEEQDTVAAQKYLAGLRQELMLY; from the coding sequence ATGTCTTTTAAACTGCTAGACGACAATTTAATAAACGAAATAGCGGCGGCAGCTCAGAATTCAGCCAGGCGGCGCAGTTTATACACTTTTCATCAAGATAATGATGATAAGATTCATCGTTTACTTAATGTAATTCAACCAGATTCTTACGTCCGTCCGCACAAACATCAATCGCCGGACAAGGTGGAAGTGATGGTTGTTTTACAGGGTAAATTAGCTATGGTGGAGTTTGCCGAAGACGGTCGGCCAGCTAGCCAGATTATTTTAACAGCCAAGGTTAGTCCCTATGTTTTGGAAATAGAGTCGAATACTTGGCATATGTCAATTGCTTTAGAGGCTGATACAGCCGTTTATATAGTTACTGAAGGACCTTGGCAACCAGCTACTCATAAAATTATGGCGCCTTGGTCGCCAGAAGAACAGGACACTGTAGCTGCCCAAAAATATTTAGCCGGTTTAAGACAGGAGCTGATGTTGTATTAG
- a CDS encoding glycosyltransferase family 39 protein — MPFQTGLLKEKLSTKEIIGLIISSSLIFLLYSSFSWGLPGRFNSPDEAANAFWAKRLAVGQSLKIDSPLNKIAQSPIVHPRSTKVINGQLQPVSFLGLPLMAGGLAKVFGPAILPWLTPLLAAVSLAAWYLILRRLFNQQTALVGWILLAFLPAGWYYQSRSFFHNGPFFSLLILAWWLSLGALEKKSWVRAGLSGLLAGLAITFRSSEVFWLLVVGGLWFYSYRQQWDWRFITAFLIGGLVGFSPVVVANLIIYGQPLAIAYPTASVVKAVGLQQTVSLLGQLLLPFGWHPKVILSTVGNYLIGLQWWWFSLAVVGWLWLIRNLKMFSRQQKNVFIMTGLVFVWLIILYGSWLFNDNPDPQAVTIGTSYVRYWLPGYALALIPASLALANWLKKGQGPKYAVWLGLVFYVVWSAYLVVWSEPEGLLRIRSNIKDFAKVSQAVQELTPVNSVIVSGRTDKFFWPEREVIVDLVSDSDYQAIKNLLVAGWPVYQFHPSWPQDTLFYLNTDKLKKYNLTITLVKDGWSGFSLYQFSSLGL; from the coding sequence ATGCCTTTTCAGACTGGTTTGTTGAAGGAAAAATTATCAACTAAAGAAATTATTGGCTTAATAATTTCCAGTAGTCTTATTTTTTTACTGTATTCAAGTTTTAGTTGGGGCTTGCCAGGACGTTTTAATTCACCAGACGAGGCCGCTAATGCTTTTTGGGCTAAGCGTTTGGCTGTGGGACAAAGTTTAAAAATAGACAGCCCTTTAAATAAAATTGCTCAAAGTCCGATAGTTCATCCTCGGAGCACCAAAGTAATTAACGGGCAATTGCAGCCAGTTAGTTTTTTGGGTTTACCTCTAATGGCCGGCGGTTTGGCTAAAGTTTTTGGTCCGGCGATTTTGCCTTGGTTAACGCCTTTATTGGCGGCTGTAAGTTTAGCGGCTTGGTATTTAATCTTACGTCGTTTGTTTAACCAGCAGACTGCTTTGGTAGGTTGGATTTTATTAGCTTTTTTACCAGCCGGTTGGTATTATCAGTCGCGATCATTTTTTCATAATGGACCCTTTTTTAGTTTGCTTATTTTGGCTTGGTGGTTAAGTCTTGGGGCCTTAGAAAAAAAGTCTTGGGTAAGAGCTGGTTTAAGTGGTTTATTGGCTGGTTTGGCTATAACTTTTCGCAGTTCAGAAGTATTTTGGTTGTTGGTAGTCGGCGGTTTGTGGTTTTATAGTTATCGTCAGCAATGGGATTGGCGTTTTATAACAGCTTTTTTAATTGGTGGTTTGGTTGGTTTTAGTCCGGTGGTGGTGGCTAACTTAATAATTTACGGACAGCCTTTGGCCATAGCTTATCCAACAGCCAGTGTAGTTAAGGCAGTTGGTTTACAACAAACAGTTTCTTTATTAGGGCAGTTACTATTGCCTTTTGGTTGGCACCCTAAAGTTATTTTAAGCACAGTTGGTAATTATTTGATTGGGTTGCAATGGTGGTGGTTTAGTTTAGCTGTAGTGGGTTGGTTGTGGTTAATCAGAAATTTAAAAATGTTTAGCCGTCAGCAAAAAAATGTTTTTATTATGACTGGTTTGGTGTTTGTTTGGCTGATAATTTTGTATGGTAGTTGGTTGTTTAATGATAATCCTGATCCGCAAGCGGTAACTATTGGTACGTCTTATGTTCGTTATTGGTTGCCCGGTTACGCCTTAGCCTTAATACCAGCCAGTTTAGCTTTGGCTAATTGGTTAAAAAAGGGTCAAGGGCCAAAATACGCAGTTTGGTTAGGGTTGGTCTTTTATGTAGTTTGGTCAGCTTATTTAGTTGTTTGGTCTGAACCGGAAGGTTTGCTGAGAATTAGGTCAAATATTAAGGATTTTGCTAAAGTTAGTCAGGCGGTTCAAGAATTAACACCAGTTAATAGTGTTATTGTTAGCGGTCGAACTGATAAATTTTTTTGGCCAGAGCGGGAAGTTATTGTGGATTTAGTTAGTGATAGTGATTATCAAGCCATTAAGAATCTTTTGGTGGCTGGTTGGCCGGTTTATCAGTTTCATCCCTCTTGGCCTCAGGACACTTTGTTTTATTTAAATACCGACAAGTTAAAAAAATACAATTTAACCATAACTTTAGTGAAAGACGGTTGGTCTGGTTTTAGTTTATATCAATTTAGTTCACTTGGCTTATGA
- a CDS encoding glycosyltransferase: MKISILTNLYPPFTRGGAEYLTHQLAGQLVKLGHQVSVVTTAPGKARGWNKFETNEEAGIKVNRFTPFNFYYYLNGQSKPWLLRLAWQIVNLWSPRVKTILLNYFRSYKPDLVISSNLMGLGFGAVKAIRQAGLGHVHILHDVQLLQPSGLFFWNKKQDNFLEKIYQRFTKRIFKSVGAVVSPSVWLLREHETRGFFNRSVRLVVPNPVPNLAVNQLAGQQTGKELLYVGQAAEYKGVFWLINTLKNSNLKDWRLRLILWTDKKSRQKIDQLIGQDSRFVVNVGLNQQTVDDYMAQAYLTIMPSLCCENYPTVIVKSLALGRPVLATATGGVPEILRHNFNGWLFNPGDEFGFLAILEKLLLTENLVNQAGLKAKQNPEVLSLEDYARRLLQLLNSRNLA, translated from the coding sequence ATGAAAATAAGTATTTTAACCAATTTGTATCCGCCGTTTACTCGAGGTGGGGCTGAATATTTAACTCATCAATTGGCTGGGCAGTTGGTAAAATTAGGGCATCAGGTGAGTGTAGTTACCACAGCGCCTGGCAAGGCTCGCGGTTGGAATAAATTTGAAACCAACGAGGAGGCTGGTATAAAAGTGAATCGATTTACCCCTTTTAATTTTTATTATTATTTGAATGGTCAATCTAAACCTTGGTTGTTACGTTTAGCTTGGCAAATAGTTAATTTATGGTCGCCACGCGTTAAAACTATTTTGCTTAATTATTTTAGGTCCTATAAACCGGATTTGGTTATTAGCTCTAATTTAATGGGTTTAGGTTTTGGGGCGGTTAAGGCTATTCGACAAGCTGGTCTTGGGCATGTGCATATTTTGCATGATGTTCAGTTATTGCAGCCTTCTGGTTTATTTTTTTGGAATAAGAAGCAGGATAATTTTTTGGAAAAAATTTATCAAAGATTTACCAAGAGGATTTTTAAGTCGGTTGGGGCTGTAGTGTCACCATCTGTTTGGTTATTAAGGGAACACGAAACTAGGGGATTTTTTAATAGATCAGTTAGATTAGTAGTGCCCAACCCAGTACCCAACTTAGCTGTTAACCAACTAGCTGGCCAACAAACAGGTAAAGAATTGTTGTATGTTGGGCAGGCTGCCGAATATAAGGGAGTTTTTTGGCTGATTAATACTTTAAAAAATTCTAATTTAAAAGATTGGCGGTTGCGTTTAATACTATGGACTGATAAAAAAAGTCGGCAAAAAATAGACCAGTTAATAGGGCAAGATAGTAGGTTTGTGGTTAATGTTGGCTTAAACCAGCAGACGGTGGATGATTATATGGCCCAAGCTTATTTAACCATTATGCCTTCTTTATGTTGCGAGAATTATCCAACAGTTATTGTTAAATCTTTGGCTTTGGGCCGGCCGGTTTTGGCTACAGCTACTGGTGGGGTGCCGGAAATTCTTCGCCATAATTTTAATGGCTGGTTATTTAATCCTGGTGATGAGTTTGGTTTTTTGGCTATTTTAGAAAAACTATTGTTAACGGAAAATTTGGTTAATCAAGCTGGTTTAAAAGCTAAACAAAATCCTGAAGTTTTAAGCTTAGAAGACTATGCTCGGCGTTTACTACAGTTGTTAAATAGTCGAAATTTGGCTTAA
- a CDS encoding glycosyltransferase family 4 protein, translated as MKPTVVQLTCVYPPYGGGIGRVAYDYAAWLRTNYQVTVFTPRYKKNQTFVNLPAVTIKAPPPLLSVGKAAIMPTWFNWLKNFEIVHLHYPWFGLQEILPWLPKTSKLVISYHMKPTASGFKGWLFKQDSRLWEKKLLTRADALICSTKDYLTEVVNPPSVTTAKWHILPFAPAEQFKPKEPNINLRNSLGIHQAEAVILFVGTLDKAHYFKGLPILLKAAQQLNRAFKILIVGGGRQDFFKKMVKELSLEDRVIFTGFVSDKQLPDYYNLAEIVVFPSLNQSESFGLVALQALACAKPVVASKLPGVQSLVQTGVNGLLVPAKQPNSLAFALDSLLAAPKLAKEYGLNGLKLVEKNYSASQISLKLNELYQSLL; from the coding sequence ATGAAACCGACAGTAGTTCAATTGACTTGCGTGTATCCACCTTATGGTGGAGGTATTGGTCGAGTAGCTTATGATTATGCTGCTTGGCTAAGGACTAATTACCAAGTTACTGTTTTTACCCCGCGTTATAAAAAAAATCAAACTTTTGTAAATTTACCCGCGGTAACTATTAAAGCCCCGCCACCACTTTTAAGTGTAGGGAAGGCGGCCATTATGCCTACCTGGTTTAATTGGTTAAAAAACTTTGAGATTGTTCATTTGCATTATCCTTGGTTTGGTTTGCAGGAAATTTTGCCGTGGTTACCTAAAACCAGCAAGTTAGTTATCAGTTACCATATGAAGCCCACAGCTTCAGGTTTTAAGGGTTGGTTGTTTAAGCAGGATAGCAGATTATGGGAAAAAAAATTATTAACCAGAGCCGATGCCTTAATTTGTTCCACTAAAGATTATTTAACCGAGGTTGTTAACCCACCTTCAGTCACCACCGCCAAGTGGCATATTTTACCTTTTGCCCCAGCTGAACAGTTTAAGCCTAAAGAACCTAATATAAATTTAAGAAACAGTTTGGGTATACACCAAGCAGAAGCTGTAATTTTATTCGTGGGCACTTTGGATAAGGCTCATTATTTTAAGGGGTTACCAATTTTGCTTAAGGCTGCCCAGCAATTAAACAGAGCCTTTAAAATTTTGATTGTTGGTGGTGGTCGGCAGGATTTTTTTAAAAAAATGGTTAAGGAGCTTAGTTTAGAAGATAGGGTAATTTTTACTGGTTTTGTATCAGATAAACAGTTGCCTGATTATTATAATTTAGCTGAGATAGTAGTTTTCCCTTCACTTAATCAATCAGAATCCTTTGGTTTGGTGGCTTTGCAGGCCCTAGCTTGCGCTAAGCCAGTGGTGGCTTCCAAATTGCCAGGGGTACAGTCTTTAGTGCAAACTGGAGTTAATGGTTTGTTAGTGCCAGCTAAGCAACCCAATAGTTTAGCCTTTGCTTTAGACAGTTTATTAGCCGCGCCTAAGTTAGCTAAGGAGTATGGTTTAAATGGTTTAAAATTAGTAGAAAAAAATTATAGTGCTAGTCAAATTAGCCTTAAGTTAAATGAATTGTATCAAAGTCTGTTATGA